The genomic DNA CTCAATAAATCTCAACAACCTCAAATCTGAACCGTAAACTCCCAGAAATTACTAAATTTGATCATGAACATTTTCAGTAACTTACTTTCTCAACCAGTCCAACCCAAACCAGCACCCAGAAAACGCCGAGGTATTGAAATTAAATCTGCCCGCGAAATTGAAATTATGCGACAATCAGGAAAAATTGTAGCTACAGTTCTCAAGGAAATTTCTGAGTTGGTAGAACCAGGAATGACTACCGCTGACTTAGATGCTCACGCAGAAAAACGCATCCGGGAAATGGGTGCAACGCCTAGTTTTAAAGGATATCACGGTTTTACAGGTTCAATTTGTTCGAGTATTAATAATGAAGTTGTACATGGTATTCCTAGCCGTAAAAAAGTTATTCGCACCGGAGATGTTTTAAAGGTTGATACCGGAGCTTACTATCAGGGATTTCATGGAGATTCTTGTATAACAATTGCCGTGGGAGATGTCACCCCAGAGGCGGCTAGATTGATTAATGTAGCGGAAGAAGCTTTATTTAAAGGGATTGAACAAGTAAAAGCTGGCGCCCATCTTGTAGATATTGCTGGTGCAATTGAAGACTATGTAAAAGCTAATAAATTTAGTGTGGTTGAACAATTTACAGGTCATGGTGTAGGTAGAAATTTACACGAAGAGCCGGCGGTATTTAATTATAGAACTCGTGATATTCCTAATGTGAAATTGCGCGCTGGAATGACTTTAGCAATTGAACCGATTTTGAATGCTGGTTCTAAAAATACCAGAATTTTATCCGATAGATGGACTGCGGTGACTGTTGATAATGCTTTATCTGCTCAGTTTGAACATACTGTTTTGGTAACAGATAACGGTTATGAAATTTTCACCGATAGATCGTTGGTTTAAGCAAGTTAAAAGTCAGCAGAAATATTACCAATTACCAATTACCCATTACCCATTACCCATAAATAATGAATGAAACAGATTTAGCTTTTACGTCAGCTTTAGAATTAGCAAAATTAGTCCGCAGTCGGGAAGTTTCACCTTTAGATTTAGTAGAAGTCTATTTAGAAAGAATTTCACGTTTAAATTCCCAGTTAGGTAGTTATTTTACTATCACAGCCGATTTAGCGATCGCTGATGCTAAAGCCAAAACCGAATTACTAACTACAACTTCCGAACTACCACCATTTTTTGGTGTCCCAATTTCCATTAAAGACTTAACACCCGTAGCAGGTGTTGCTTGTACTTACGGAAATCCAGCCTTAGTTAATAATATTCCTGACTACGATGCTGGAGTAGTTATGAAGCTCAAACAAGCTGGTTTTACAATTTTGGGTAAAACTGCCACCTGTGAATTAGGTTCTTATCCATACACAGAACCTACGGGATTTCCCCCAGCCAGAAACCCTTGGAACTTAGAATATACCCCTGGTGGTTCTAGTGGTGGTGCAGCGGCCTCGGTTGCAGCGGGATTATCTGCGATCGCTCACGGTTCAGATGGTGGTGGTTCAATTCGTGGCCCTGCGGCCTGTTGTGGTATTGTCGGTATCAAACCAGCCAGAGGTAGAATTACTAGCGCCCCAGTAGGTGATAAATTGGGAGGGATAGGTGTTCATGGACCCTTGGCCAGAACCGTCAGTGATGCAGCAGCAATGTTAGATGTGATGTCTGGCTATTTCACTGGTGATCCTTATTGGTTAGAAACTCCACAAACTTCATTTTTAGACTCTACCCAAGTCAAAACATCTCCCTTAAAAATCGCCTTTAGTACCGACATTAAACCTTTTGGAAAAGCAGATGACAACTGTACAGAAGGGGTATTAAAAACTATTAAATTGTTAACAGAATTTGGACATCAAATAGAAGAAAAATATCCTGATTTTAGTGGTCTAGTAGAACCATTTAAAATAGTTTGGCAATCTGGAGTAGCAGCAGCAGGACTACCCCCAGAAGCACTACAACCATTAAATCGCTGGTTATTATCGAGAACAGGTTCTGCGGCTGATTATTTGCAAGCATTAGGCAAAATGCAAACATTTTCACGGCAAATAATCGCCTTTTTTGATCACTTTGATGTCTTAGTTTTACCCGTTTATTTACACTCACCAATTCGTGTAGGTGAATGGGCAAATTTAAGCCCAGAAGAAATATTTGACAATATCATTCACTGGATTGCACCTTGTCCCATAGCCAATGCGACTGGTTTACCTGCGATCGCCATTCCTGTAGGTTTTGATAGCAAAGGTTTACCTATAAGTGTACAGTTAATTGGTAAACCAGCCGCTGAATCTACTTTAATTAGTTTAGCAGCACAATTAGAAGCAGCTAATCCTTGGATTCAACATCGTCCAAATCTATAGTTGGTGATTGGTGATTGGGTAAAATAAAGAATTACGTTCGCGCAGCGTTTCCAAAGGAAATATTACGAATTACCTTGTCTTTTATCAACCACTAAAACTAAACAAAGTGCAGCCACAGCCTTTTCCCATTCTCGACGAACCTTCACATCTTCCACACCATCAAATAAACTAACCAAACGCGGAACAGCTTGTTCTAAAGCCACTGCTGGAACAGGATGATGTAACTCAACTAAATGATTAAGAGTTTCCTGATTATTCAAAAAATTCACAACCCAAGTAGTAGTATGTGCTGGACTATCAGGAACTCGTTTAACACCTAACTCATTTTTTAACCAATCATAAAAAGCTGGTAAATGTTCCGCCAAAACTGCACCAGCAGTTGGTAAAGTTTCCCGTAATAATGTAATATTTAGACTAGCTAATTCTTGGTTTAATACAGGTGAATTAAGAACTTCATCTAAAGGTGTCGAAAGAATAGCTTCTATTTCCGATGCAGAAAAATTGAGATGTTCGGTAAAAGTAGTAATCAAAGATGACATTTTGTAAATCCCCCCAAAATTCAAGCTTTCTTTTAGCTTTATTTTATTTATACAGCAGTTTCTGGGAAGAAAAACCGGAAAATTAGCATCAGCAATTGTATCTCAACTCAAAATTTAGGTGTAATTTACATTGTCATGTTTAAAGGTTTAGCGACAAAATTGCCTCTTGTAGTAACTTTCTGCTTATTAAATACCGCGAATTTTTCACCTGTTGCTGCTGTGGAGACTTGCGAACTGAACACAGTAAAAGCAAGCTATAAAATAGCTGATCGAACTCAGAGAGATAGAGACAGAAGATATTACAATCAAAATGAGTCTAAAGGCAGTGACGGCCGTGCAGGAAGAGAAGGACGTAATGGAGAAAACCAAACTATTTCCGCTAACGGTTCACCAGTAAATCTTGATCTATCAGGCACAAATGGAGAAGATGGAGAAGATGGAGAAAACGCCTTTAGACCTCGATGTGGAAGAGAAGAACGAGCATATTCCAACTCTGATATTCGCGCTGCTGATGGTGGAGATGGGGGAAACGGTGGTAAAGGTGGAGACGGAGGAAATGGTGGTTCTCTCACAGTTTATTTCCGCAATTTAGCAGACTTACAGAATATTTTTGTCCGCACAGTTGGGGGAGAAGGTGGACGAGGTGGCCGTGGTGGTGAAGGAACAAGAGGTTGTAATTGTCGTCGTTCCCGATGGGAAGAAAAAACCTGTACAGGAAGACAATGTACTAATAAAACCTATCGTTGTTATGATGGCACGGATGGCCGAGATGGTAGTTATGGCGGTGATGGTAAACAGGGAAGTTTAGGGACTTTAAGCATCATTAATAGTCAAGAACCATTGCAAAGTGATCAACCAACCATCAAAACCCCTATTTCCCAATTAACAAATCAACAATTTAACCTTTCTAAAAATAAATGGAATCTGCGTCAAGGTGCAACAGCTTTACTTGCACCAGGTTCTGTAATTGCTGATCAATATCGAGAATTTGATCGGCGGTTAGAAAGCACTTTGAAATTAATTTGGCAAGAAAAACAGCCAATTTCTAACTTTGCTGATCAAAATGTCACCCTCACCTTAAATGATAATGAACAAATAGAAATATCCTTCCCAGAAGATATGTGGGTTGACGGGAATGTAGAACTGAAAAATCAGCTAACAGAATATACAGTTAATTATGCTATTCCTAAACAAGAAGTCACCAAATTAGCAGTAGCAGAATTTTCTGGAACAGGGTCAAACCTCAACCTAAAAATAGTTGATTTAGCAAGAAGATCAGATTTAATCAATACTAAGTTTAAGGTAAAATACAGAGGAAAAGATAACTTTTCTGAAGGCTTTGGTTATCAAACTTTCTATGAAGGGGAAATACCAGATTCTTTAGTCAGTCGTAACTATAACCGCTTTACCCTAGATTTAGGCAAGTTAAAAATGCCTAATAAAGCCGTTAGTTCTGGTACAGATGTAGAAATTGAAGTAGTCGCCATACGTTCTTTAGGTGAACGTTCTGCACAACAAACTTTAAGATGGAAAAGTAGAATTCCTAGAAATAGATAAGCTGTTGTGAATTTAATTTGAACAATATAGCGGGCAAGATGCCCGCACCACAATATTCCTAATATTTCAATATAGATAGTTTAGAAAGATGAGCTATTCAATAAATTTGTTGATAGTTAATTATCGGAAGATTTACTTTTATCCTTAGCAATTTGAGCCAGAATATATCCCACAAAATCTAGTAATTGATCTAGAAAAACACCGATAATAGCAATATAAAGTAAAGCATCAATTATATATTTAGGATTACTGGCTTTATAGCCATTCCAAACCAAAAATCCCAAACCCTTTGAACCAGCTAACATTTCCGTAGCAATGACTGTAAACCAAGCTATCCACATACCTGACCTTAAAGCTCTAAAAATGTAATGAATAGCCACACGGAAGTTATTATCTTGTTGCTTAAATTTCTGAATACCTGTAGCAGTTTCGACAATTATTTGCCAAAGAACTCCACTAAAAACTACAAAAATAGCTGCTGTTTCATTCTCTTTAAATAAAATCAGCGCCATGGGTAAAAATGCAATAGAAGGAATACTATTGGGAATTTGAAATAAGCGACTAAATAATTGATAAACTATACCATTTATACCAATGACAAAGCCAATAAATATACCCAAAGCAGCGGCTGGTATGTAACCTACAAATAAACGTTGTAAGGTAGCTAATATGTCTAATAAGATACTATTTTCCATTCCTCAGTTATGCTCTGAAATGTCAGGGAAATCCTCAAGCAGAAATATTTAATTACTGCGGAAAGGAACAGGTAAGAGAGAATTTTAACTCAATTAAATTTATCATTAGTTTAAAATTATGTTTGTGAATTAAATAACAGTTAAAATCTTAAAAATATGAATACAGTATCAAAATAGATATTTGTCAATTAATGATAAAAAACCCTAACTTATTCACAAGTCAGGGATTGATTACCATGATTTTAAGGTTGAATTATTTTCCTATATTCCGTTTCATTTGTTCTAGTTCTTCTTGGGTTTCTAAACGACGAAATTGTTCTTCTAGTTCGTCAAATTTATCATAATAACTACTAGATTGAGTTTGCCAAGGGTTGGTTTCTAAACGCTGTTGAGCTTTATTTTTTTCCCTTGCTTTCTGTGCTTCCGTCGCTTTTGCTTGCACTTCTTGCCGACGCTGTTGAATTTTGCTTAATAGTTCTTGGGACTGGTTAATACGTTCTTTTAAGCCTTGCATTTGTCCCCATTTTTGATTACCTTCCCGCAAAAGTGCATCTTCTCTAGCTTGTGCTGGTTGGACTAAATCATCTCTACCTGCGGCTTTAGCTTTTTGAATACGAATGTGCCAACGTTGTATTTCTTGCGCTGTAGCGAGTATATCATCTTGCGATCGCTTTTCCTGTGCTTGTAAATCTGCAATCAATTTTAGTGTATCTTCTTCTTGCTCCCGTAGCTGTTCTAGCAGCATTTCTAATTCTAAATGGGGATTATTACGCAAGAATTCTTCTAAACGATCTTCTAAAAACCGACTGAAATCATCAAATAAACCCACTGTGAAAACTCCAAATTTTAGGTATGTAATTATTTTATTGTAATAATATTTATAAATAGTGACACGTTTATAGTGTTTATTGGTTTTTATTAGGTTTAGATAATAACGAACCGCAGAGAGGTAGAGGGTAAAGGTATATAGAGATTTTTTGTATCAGAGCTATACTTTCTAATTTTGACATTTTGATTGGGATTTATTAACGGTGTGAGTCATTACAGTATCAAGGATTTCCTTTTAATCTTAAAAAATAATATAGAATTGCATCTACTAGCAAAAATTGAGATATGCGATATCAAGTTAAGCTGAACAAAATAGATCATGTCTATGCAATTTGGTGTCCTGCTTTACCCGGATGCTGGACAGTTGGTGATACGGAACAAGAAGCCTTAGAAAAGATAAAATATGTCATTAAAGATTACTTACAAGGACTTGATGATACTACCAAAAATGCAGAGTTTTATTATATAGATGTATAGTAATAATCTCTATTGTATTTTGATTTTTAAACCTTAAATTGGTGTCACCCAATAGGTAATACCTTGTACTGTTTTATCCCTAAGACCGAATTTTGGTAAACTCTCTTCATCCCAACCAAGATAAGTCCAGTGGGGAGTATCTTTTACCACTGTTTGAAACCAGCCATTTTCATTTAATGCTCGTTTTTGGGCTGGGTTTAATACTCCTAAATCAAGTGCCAAACCCCAGAGATGTTGTGAAGTTCCTGGTGGTGCAACTAAACTGAGAATATTAGTTTCTTTTCCTTGTTTTACTTGTTCTAAGGTACTGTTATTAGTATATTTTTGCCAAAATCTTAACGTAGTTGCATAACTGCGGGTACAATCACCAGAATATCCTGATTTTAAAGGTATATCTATTATACTTCTAGCTTGGTTAAAAGCCTCCGCTGCGGCTGTTTGTAAGTAACATTCTCTCGTACCTTCTACTAAGGTTAATTGTAAATTTTGCTGAAAGGTTTCTGTTTCTTGTTCGTTATCTAGAATAACTTTTGGTGGTAATTTAATTTCTGAGTTTTGGTTAATAAATATAGTTCCATAGGCACGGAGTAAAATATATTCATAGGTATCTGTTGAGGGTATATTTTTTAATTGATAATTAATAGTGTCTAAAAATCTTTGTTGTTCATTTAATTCTTGATTGGGAATAAATTTTTCTGTTGAGGAAATCCGGGTATTATCTCTTCTAGTAACTAGAGAATTAGGTAATGATTGACGACTTTTGATAAAAATGCTAATAGAGACAGTAAAAAGGAAAACGATAAAACTAATTAGAGTTACTTGTATTAATTGTTTTTTTAGTTCAGGGTTCAGTTTCATTGTTGATAAAACATTTTTTTGATAACTGTGATTTAATCCTATATCAAAATAATGTTCATCGAATATTAAGGAAATCAGGATTTATTATTTGATGTAATGATATAGGAATCATAAGTAATTAATCACGATAAAATGTATAAGATAATTTGCCGTGAATATATCAATAAAAATGCAAAATTTAAACTACAGCAGATTTAATACCAATAAGGTACAGACATAAATGATAAAACTCTTGTGGGGTGGGCATCTTGCCCGCCAAGGGTGTACCTCATAACAACGGGAAGTGCTGTATCTACCTTATTATGGTTAGGCGACTTGCTTAAATTTTGACTCCCTCAAACTTTTTAAACATCCTCTCAATCAATAATCAAACCCTGAAAACTGTCATCTGTCACCTAAAAATCCCATTTCCTGCAAACCTTGAAATAACCTTTTCGCCTCTTCAGGATTATCTTTTTCATGGAGATTAATAGCATATTCAAAAGCTGCCATACTATTCTCCAAATCACCAACCTTTAACAAAACCACCCCTAAATTTTGATAAGCTTCTGCATAATCAGGATTTAAAGATATCGCACAATTATAAGCATCAATCGCCTCAACAAACAAACCCATTGCCTTAGAAACCATGCCCAAATTATAATAACCAGTTACAAAACTATCATCAATTTTTAAAGCAGTTGCATAAGCATTTCTTGCTCCTGGTAAATCTCCTGTTGCTTTTAATAAATTACCTAAATTATTATATCCCCCCAATTTTAATAATGGATAAATAGGCAATTTCAACGCCGCTTGATAATAAGAAATAGCCAGAGAGAAATCTTTTAACTGTGTATAGGCAATACCTAAATGATAATTTAATTCATATAAAATATCATAATTTTCTTCTTCTCTATCTTCATTAAGAGAGTTTTTTATTCTCATTGCTTGGGAATCTTTCAACCAACCTGAAGCTTTTTTTTCAGATTTTCTAGAATTACCAACTACCAAATTTAAACCATGGTTTAATAAATCAATTCCTTCATTAACTTTACCTATTTCCACATATATAGCCCCTAATTTACTACAAAGATAAGCATCATCAGGATGAGTAGCAAGAAATTCCTCCATACTAGCTGCGGCTTTAGCGTGTTTATTTTGTTGATTAATTACAGCTTTTTGATATCCAGCGTGCAAAATAGCAACTTTTGGTAAATATCCAACTTGCCAATCAGTTTCTTTCTTTAAAATTGCCATCACACTATCATCAACCAACGCATGATAAGGACTATCAAAACTAATATCTGGATGGTTACGAAATAATCTAGAAACTAGAGAATAGGGTGATTGAGTTGCACCAACTTCTTGACGGACAAGATTAATTAATAAATAATCGTCAATATTAATAGCTTCTCTAATTTGTGGCACAATTTCTGGCGTGAGAGTTTCATCAGCATCTAACACCAAAATCCAATCACCAGTGACATATTTTAACGCCTCGTTACGAGCTTTGCTAAAATCATTGCACCACGGAAAATAATGTAATTTAGCACCAAATTGTTGAGCAATTTCTGGTGTTTTATCAGTTGAACCCGTATCTAGAACTACAATTTCATCTACTACATTTTTTACACTTTCTAGGCATTTTGGTAATGCAACTTCTTCATTTTTAACAATCATGCACAAACTTAGTTTCATGATGCTAATATTAATTAATTCTTAATGTGTAATTCGTAATTATTAGTTATTAATCAAGGAAAAACTGTCGGATTACAAAGACATAATTAAATCTGCAAAACCATACACACTGATAATCAGTAAAAGTAAAGATGTGACTATAGTAATTAGTCTTTGAGATGAAGTTGGATGAGCGTGGTTGGTGGTAGAAATTGCCTCCCGGATTAAAATAGAAATTGATGCTCCTAAAACAAAGCTTAAACCCAAAATTAAATAAGGTTTATCTGGTGTAATTGTTGAGATCATTAACATGGCGATCGCCAATGATAACATCAACAGTTCAATAAATCTTGGGGGATTATATTGACTAGATAAAATTAAAGTATTTACCCAAAAATTCCATATTCTCATAATTAGTCATTGGTGATTGGTGATTGGTGATTGGTAACAACTGTCACCTGTCACCTGTCACCTCAGAAACTAACGTACCCCAGCTTTTACACCAGTACCATTTTTCTGTGCAGCATCTTCTGGAAGTTCCACACCAAAGGTGCGAGCAAAAACTTTTTCTACTTTATATCCAGAATCAATAGATTCTAACGGATCTTTCCGCAAACGGTGACGCAGACATAAAGTAATTACCCGCCGAATATCATCAACGGTGACATCTGTGCGTCCTTCAAAAGCAGTCAAAGCTTTAGCAGCGCGGTTGCTAACAATATCACCACGCAAACCATCCACATCTAATTCTGAACAAACTTCAGAAATCTTCACCCGCAGTTCATAGTCAAGGTTAACTTGGGGTAACAATTCCTGCGCTTGGACAATTTTTTGTTGTAATGCTTCCTGGTCAGCTTTGTGCTGTTCCAAATATACAGCGGGGTTTTGGTCAAATTCTCCCCGTTGTTCCACAATTTGCACCCGTAAAGCAGGTTCTTTCACGGTGTGAATTTCCGCGTGCATCCCAAACCGGTCTAGTAACTGAGGACGCAATTCACCTTCTTCTGGGTTTCCTGAACCCACCAACACAAACCGCGCTGGGTGACGGATAGAAATACCTTCCCGTTCTACGGTGTTCCAACCACTAGCAGCAGAGTCGAGGAGGACATCCACCAAGTGGTCATCTAACAGGTTGACCTCATCTACATAGAGGATACCTCTGTTAGCCTTAGCTAAAAGACCTGGTTCAAAAGCCTTCACACCTTCAGACAGAGCTTTTTCGATGTCAATCGTACCGCAAACCCGGTCTTCAGTAGCACCCAATGGTAAATCTACCATTTGTACTTTTTTGTGAGCTACGGGAATTTCTAACCCTTGCGCTACTTGTTGACGAACCTCATCGCTCATCAAGTCCGTGTCGCTGGGATCACTGTTGAAGGGGTCATTGGCAACTACTGGTATTTCTGGCAACAAATCTGCCAAAGCACGGATAGTAGTAGATTTACCGGTGCCGCGATCGCCCATGATCATTACACCACCAATTTTGGGATCAATCACATTTAACAGCAGCGCCAGTTTCATTTCTTCCTGGCCGACAATAGCAGTAAATGGAAAAACCGCGCGACGCGCACTTGCTGTAGTTTGAGCAGTTGAAGTCACTAAATTACCTTAACAATATTTTTCTGATTACAACTTCTTATTTTGACATATTTAGGGGCATTAGACACGAGGCATAAATTCTTACCAATTGCCAACTGAATAGAGACGCTACATTTAACGCCTCTATGTAGTTTTAATTACTGAAAATTGTCTATTCTATAGCTTTAACCCCGGCTAAATCTAAAATTGGTGCGATCAAATCTTCTCGTTTTACTGCCATAATATGTACACCTTGACAGATACTTTTGGCATTTTGGATCTGTTCGGCGGCAATTTTCATCCCTTCTGCTAATGGTTGTTTGGCTTTTTCTAACCTGTCAATAATATGATCAGGAATATTTACACCAGGAACGGCTTTATTAATGAATTGAGCATTTTTGGCAGATTTTAACAGAAAAATTCCTGCTAGAATTGGTTTGTTGTAACGGGATGCAATTTGATCCATGAACTTTTCTAATTTTTCAAAATCTGTAATTAATTGACTTTGAAAAAATTGCGCTCCCGCTTCTATTTTTTTTTCAAATCGGCTTTGTAAACCTGACCAACTTTTAGATTGGGGGTCTACTGCTGCACCGGGAAATAAATCTAAGGTGCCATCTTTTAAAGGTTTCTGGTTAAAATTAAACCCTTCATTCATGTTTCTAATTAACCGCAAAAGACGGATAGATTCTAAATCAAATACTGGTTTAGCATCGGGATGATCACCTGCTTTTACAGGATCACCAGTGAGGGCTAAAATGTTACGAATACCTAAAGCATGAGCGCCCATTAAATCTGCTTGTAATCCAATTCTATTGCGATCGCGGCACGCCATCTGACAAATTGGTTCAATTCCTTGTTGCAATAAAATCACCGAAGCTGCTAGAGACGACATCCCCAATACAGCACGACTTCCATCGGTAATATTCACAGCATGAACTCTCCCCTTAAGAGTCGCTGTCATTTCAATCATGTGTGTGGGATCTCCCCCTTTTGGGGGTGATACTTCAGCAGTAACCAGAAAATCTCCTGCTACTACGGCTTTACGGAAGTTATTTAAAGCACTGGTGCTATGGCTATCCTGCATAGTTCAATTTTAATTTTCAGGTTTTCATCAAAAGTGACATCAAGTCACACTTTCTAGATTAAACCTTAGATTATCCAGATCCCCGACTTCTTCAAGAAGTAAGGGATCTTTTATATGCAAATTTACAACCGCGCTGTATAACCTAAAGCTGATTTTACATCTGCTAAAGTTTGATTGGCGATCGCCTCTGCTTTTTCTCTACCATCTTTTAACACTGACTCTAAATAACCTTTTTCGTCCATCACTTCCTTATATTTATCCTGAATGGGTTTTAAAGCATTAATTGTAGTTTCCGCTAATAAGGGTTTAAATTGACCCCAACCCATATCTGCACATTCAGTCTCTACTGCTTCCTTAGTTTTTCCAGACAGCAGCATATACAGAGTTAACAGGTTATTACATTCGGGACGGTCTGGTTCATCAAAGCTTAAACCCCGCACTGGATCAGTCTTACAGCGTTTAATTTTATTAGCAATTTGATCTGGAGGATCTAAAACATTAATTCTGCTTAACTCCGAAGGATCAGATTTTGACATCTTCTTTTTCCCATCAGTTAAACTCATTATCCTTGCACCGTCCCTCCTAATTAAAGGATTGGGTAATTTTAACAATGGTTTATCCTTAGCAAATTGATGGTTAAACCTGTTGACAATATCCCGCGCTAATTCTAAATGTTGCTTTTGGTCGTCACCCACAGGCACTTTATCTGCTTGATAAAGTAAAATATCCGCAGCCATCAAAACTGGATAAGTCAACAAACCTGCACTAACATTCTCCGCTTGTTTAACGGCTTTTTCCTTAAATTGAATCATATCCTGCAACCAATTTAAGGGAGTGATGCAATTTAGCAACCAACAGAGTTCACTGTGTGCAGAAACATGAGACTGGACAAAAATGTGAGAATGTTGTAAATCAATGCCACAGGCTAAATATAAAGCAGCGATGGTGTAAGTATCAGCCGCTAAGGTGGCGGGGTTATGTGGTACGGTAATGGCGTGTAAATCTACCACACAAAAGAAATTTTCATACTGATCTTGAATTTCCACCCAGTTGCGAATAGCACCCAAGTAATTACCCAAGTGTAAATTACCAGTTGGTTGAACTCCCGACAGAACGCGCTGCTTACCCATAATTATTAGTTAGTTATCTCCTCTTCCCCGCTTTGTGAATTTGGCGGTTACAAGACCTATTTTAGTGGTCATTGGGGATTCGTGATGGGGGATTGGTTAATATAACTTGAGTAAAAAGACCCAAATTCTAATGAGGATTTGGGTCGCAGTAATTAATTTTGTTCTAATTCCAAACTATACAATTAAATTTACTCAGCATTTTGTATGTTTGGTAACACAAAAAAATAAAGTATAGAAATAGATTATGTATTACATCTGAAACGAGGATTTGGTTGCAGTAGTTAATTTTGTTCTAACTTGTCCGCACTG from Okeanomitos corallinicola TIOX110 includes the following:
- the map gene encoding type I methionyl aminopeptidase yields the protein MNIFSNLLSQPVQPKPAPRKRRGIEIKSAREIEIMRQSGKIVATVLKEISELVEPGMTTADLDAHAEKRIREMGATPSFKGYHGFTGSICSSINNEVVHGIPSRKKVIRTGDVLKVDTGAYYQGFHGDSCITIAVGDVTPEAARLINVAEEALFKGIEQVKAGAHLVDIAGAIEDYVKANKFSVVEQFTGHGVGRNLHEEPAVFNYRTRDIPNVKLRAGMTLAIEPILNAGSKNTRILSDRWTAVTVDNALSAQFEHTVLVTDNGYEIFTDRSLV
- a CDS encoding amidase; translation: MNETDLAFTSALELAKLVRSREVSPLDLVEVYLERISRLNSQLGSYFTITADLAIADAKAKTELLTTTSELPPFFGVPISIKDLTPVAGVACTYGNPALVNNIPDYDAGVVMKLKQAGFTILGKTATCELGSYPYTEPTGFPPARNPWNLEYTPGGSSGGAAASVAAGLSAIAHGSDGGGSIRGPAACCGIVGIKPARGRITSAPVGDKLGGIGVHGPLARTVSDAAAMLDVMSGYFTGDPYWLETPQTSFLDSTQVKTSPLKIAFSTDIKPFGKADDNCTEGVLKTIKLLTEFGHQIEEKYPDFSGLVEPFKIVWQSGVAAAGLPPEALQPLNRWLLSRTGSAADYLQALGKMQTFSRQIIAFFDHFDVLVLPVYLHSPIRVGEWANLSPEEIFDNIIHWIAPCPIANATGLPAIAIPVGFDSKGLPISVQLIGKPAAESTLISLAAQLEAANPWIQHRPNL
- a CDS encoding collagen-like protein, translated to MFKGLATKLPLVVTFCLLNTANFSPVAAVETCELNTVKASYKIADRTQRDRDRRYYNQNESKGSDGRAGREGRNGENQTISANGSPVNLDLSGTNGEDGEDGENAFRPRCGREERAYSNSDIRAADGGDGGNGGKGGDGGNGGSLTVYFRNLADLQNIFVRTVGGEGGRGGRGGEGTRGCNCRRSRWEEKTCTGRQCTNKTYRCYDGTDGRDGSYGGDGKQGSLGTLSIINSQEPLQSDQPTIKTPISQLTNQQFNLSKNKWNLRQGATALLAPGSVIADQYREFDRRLESTLKLIWQEKQPISNFADQNVTLTLNDNEQIEISFPEDMWVDGNVELKNQLTEYTVNYAIPKQEVTKLAVAEFSGTGSNLNLKIVDLARRSDLINTKFKVKYRGKDNFSEGFGYQTFYEGEIPDSLVSRNYNRFTLDLGKLKMPNKAVSSGTDVEIEVVAIRSLGERSAQQTLRWKSRIPRNR
- a CDS encoding nitrate transporter encodes the protein MENSILLDILATLQRLFVGYIPAAALGIFIGFVIGINGIVYQLFSRLFQIPNSIPSIAFLPMALILFKENETAAIFVVFSGVLWQIIVETATGIQKFKQQDNNFRVAIHYIFRALRSGMWIAWFTVIATEMLAGSKGLGFLVWNGYKASNPKYIIDALLYIAIIGVFLDQLLDFVGYILAQIAKDKSKSSDN
- a CDS encoding TIGR04376 family protein, whose protein sequence is MGLFDDFSRFLEDRLEEFLRNNPHLELEMLLEQLREQEEDTLKLIADLQAQEKRSQDDILATAQEIQRWHIRIQKAKAAGRDDLVQPAQAREDALLREGNQKWGQMQGLKERINQSQELLSKIQQRRQEVQAKATEAQKAREKNKAQQRLETNPWQTQSSSYYDKFDELEEQFRRLETQEELEQMKRNIGK
- a CDS encoding type II toxin-antitoxin system HicB family antitoxin, translating into MRYQVKLNKIDHVYAIWCPALPGCWTVGDTEQEALEKIKYVIKDYLQGLDDTTKNAEFYYIDV
- a CDS encoding D-alanyl-D-alanine carboxypeptidase family protein, which translates into the protein MKLNPELKKQLIQVTLISFIVFLFTVSISIFIKSRQSLPNSLVTRRDNTRISSTEKFIPNQELNEQQRFLDTINYQLKNIPSTDTYEYILLRAYGTIFINQNSEIKLPPKVILDNEQETETFQQNLQLTLVEGTRECYLQTAAAEAFNQARSIIDIPLKSGYSGDCTRSYATTLRFWQKYTNNSTLEQVKQGKETNILSLVAPPGTSQHLWGLALDLGVLNPAQKRALNENGWFQTVVKDTPHWTYLGWDEESLPKFGLRDKTVQGITYWVTPI
- a CDS encoding glycosyltransferase, which translates into the protein MKLSLCMIVKNEEVALPKCLESVKNVVDEIVVLDTGSTDKTPEIAQQFGAKLHYFPWCNDFSKARNEALKYVTGDWILVLDADETLTPEIVPQIREAINIDDYLLINLVRQEVGATQSPYSLVSRLFRNHPDISFDSPYHALVDDSVMAILKKETDWQVGYLPKVAILHAGYQKAVINQQNKHAKAAASMEEFLATHPDDAYLCSKLGAIYVEIGKVNEGIDLLNHGLNLVVGNSRKSEKKASGWLKDSQAMRIKNSLNEDREEENYDILYELNYHLGIAYTQLKDFSLAISYYQAALKLPIYPLLKLGGYNNLGNLLKATGDLPGARNAYATALKIDDSFVTGYYNLGMVSKAMGLFVEAIDAYNCAISLNPDYAEAYQNLGVVLLKVGDLENSMAAFEYAINLHEKDNPEEAKRLFQGLQEMGFLGDR